A single Brevundimonas sp. SL130 DNA region contains:
- a CDS encoding DUF2059 domain-containing protein, translating into MRHVFGGLMLALTLFFAPAALAETRDDGPARLALANKFVALMQGEEMGAAIGQMTAMMMPAELESMSEDEAAKFRQVMSEVTARMMPRMFEAMAPIYADIFTLEELQGLVDFYQSDIGRSLVTKSYQAAPRLAEAVQAMMPEIMADMGNLLCDQFECTAEQRRELKSAMAEAAGN; encoded by the coding sequence ATGAGACACGTTTTCGGCGGGCTGATGTTGGCCCTCACGCTGTTCTTCGCGCCTGCGGCCTTGGCCGAAACGCGCGACGACGGCCCGGCGCGGCTGGCGCTCGCGAACAAGTTCGTCGCCTTGATGCAGGGAGAGGAAATGGGCGCCGCCATTGGTCAAATGACGGCGATGATGATGCCTGCCGAGCTCGAAAGCATGTCCGAGGATGAGGCGGCAAAATTCCGTCAGGTCATGAGTGAAGTGACGGCTCGCATGATGCCCCGCATGTTCGAGGCCATGGCCCCGATTTATGCCGACATCTTCACCCTGGAAGAACTTCAGGGCCTGGTGGATTTCTACCAGAGCGACATCGGTCGCTCTCTGGTGACTAAGAGCTATCAGGCCGCGCCGCGTTTGGCAGAGGCGGTCCAGGCGATGATGCCAGAGATTATGGCCGACATGGGCAATTTGCTGTGTGACCAGTTTGAATGCACGGCCGAACAGCGCCGTGAACTGAAGTCCGCAATGGCGGAGGCCGCCGGGAACTGA
- the rplA gene encoding 50S ribosomal protein L1 — protein sequence MAKQTKAQKARTGVTQDLLPFTDAIKLAKENAKSKFDESLEIAINLGVDPRHADQQVRGVVNLPSGTGRDVRVAVFAKDAKAAEATAAGAEHVGAEDLYEKIAGGFMEFDRVIASPDMMALVGRLGKVLGPRGLMPNPKVGTVTPNVAQAVKDAKGGAVEFRVEKAGIVHAGIGKVSFTQDALEANVKAIVDALVRSKPSGAKGTYVKRISLSTTMGPGFKVDPASLGA from the coding sequence ATGGCCAAGCAAACCAAGGCTCAAAAGGCCCGCACCGGCGTCACCCAAGACCTGCTGCCGTTCACCGACGCCATCAAGCTGGCCAAGGAAAACGCCAAGTCGAAGTTCGACGAATCCCTTGAGATCGCCATCAACCTGGGCGTCGATCCGCGTCACGCCGACCAACAGGTCCGTGGCGTTGTGAACCTGCCGTCGGGTACGGGCCGTGACGTTCGCGTCGCCGTCTTCGCCAAGGACGCCAAGGCCGCCGAAGCCACCGCAGCCGGCGCTGAACACGTCGGCGCCGAAGATCTGTACGAAAAGATCGCCGGCGGCTTCATGGAGTTCGACCGCGTGATCGCGTCGCCGGACATGATGGCCCTGGTCGGTCGTCTGGGTAAGGTGCTGGGCCCGCGCGGCCTGATGCCGAACCCGAAGGTCGGCACCGTGACCCCGAACGTCGCCCAAGCCGTCAAGGACGCCAAGGGCGGCGCCGTCGAGTTCCGCGTCGAGAAGGCGGGCATCGTCCACGCCGGCATCGGCAAGGTCTCGTTCACCCAGGACGCCCTGGAAGCCAACGTGAAGGCCATTGTGGACGCCCTGGTGCGTTCCAAGCCGTCGGGCGCCAAGGGCACCTATGTGAAGCGCATCAGCCTGTCGACCACGATGGGCCCGGGCTTCAAGGTCGACCCGGCGTCGCTGGGCGCTTAA
- the rplK gene encoding 50S ribosomal protein L11, which produces MAKKILGYIKLQVPAGSATPSPPIGPALGQRGVNIMGFCKEFNARTEKEAKGTPLPTVITVYQDKSFTFLTKTPPATWYLKQATGLKSGSKLVGRETAGTVKVSQLREIAEKKMKDLNANDLDAATKIIEGSARAMGLEVVEG; this is translated from the coding sequence ATGGCCAAGAAGATTCTCGGCTATATCAAACTGCAAGTGCCGGCCGGTTCGGCCACGCCTTCGCCCCCGATCGGCCCGGCTCTGGGTCAACGCGGCGTGAACATCATGGGCTTCTGCAAGGAGTTCAATGCGCGCACCGAGAAGGAAGCCAAGGGCACCCCGCTTCCGACCGTGATCACCGTCTATCAGGACAAGTCGTTCACCTTCCTGACCAAGACGCCGCCGGCGACCTGGTACCTGAAGCAGGCCACGGGCCTGAAGTCGGGTTCGAAGCTGGTCGGCCGTGAAACGGCTGGTACGGTCAAGGTTTCGCAACTGCGCGAGATCGCTGAAAAGAAGATGAAAGATCTGAACGCGAACGACCTCGACGCCGCGACCAAGATCATCGAAGGCTCCGCCCGCGCGATGGGCCTCGAAGTGGTGGAGGGCTAA